The Candidatus Wallbacteria bacterium genomic interval ATGAAGCCGGCGGCAATGACAATATCACTATCATTTTAATCGAGGTGCAGAATGCTTGAAAAAACTTTGATCCTGCTTAAACCGGATGCCATCAAACGCAGACTGATGGGAGATATTCTCAGCCGATTTGAACAGAAAGGCTTGAAAATTGAAGCCATGCGTTTCATGAAACTGGAACGGGAACAGGCTGAAGAGCATTATTTCATGCATAAGGACAAGGATTTTTTTATAAACCTGATCCAGTTCATCACCTCAGGTCCTTTACTGGCCATGGTGATCGAGTCCGACAATGCCATTGCACTCTGCCGCAAAGTCGTAGGTGCCACAAATCCGATGGAAGCTGAAGCAGGCAGCATACGTGGAGATTTCGCTTTCAATACCACGGAGAACCTTGTACATGCTTCCGACTGCCGCGAAGCTGCTGAACGTGAAATCAAGATTTTTTTCAGGAAAAGCGAAGTCTTTAACTATTGATTCAACAAAGGGGGAACTTTAATGTCTCAGAGCGATTTCAAGCCTTATATCTCTCCCGACAAATCACCGGCTGAATTCACGCTCCGTGCCGTTGTCTTGGGTGCAGTTCTCGGAGTGGTTTTTGCGGCGTCCAGCGTCTACCTGGCTCTGAAAGTGGGCATGACTGTAAGTGCTTCCATCCCGGTGGCAGTTCTATCCATCACACTTTTCCGGCTCTTCGGAAAAGCCACGATCCTGGAGAACAACATCGTGCAGACCACCGGATCAGCCGGCGAATCCCTGGCTTTCGGAATCGCCACTACCATGCCGGTCTATCTGCTGCTTGGACAGGATATGAAAATTCTGACCATTTTTCTGGTGGCTTTGTTCGGCGGCCTGCTGGGCGTGCTGATGATGATCCCGCTCCGGCGCGGACTGATAGTTGAAGAACACGGGAAACTGACCTATCCGGAAGGCACAGCCTGCGCTGATGTATTGATTGTAGGCGAAGAGGGAGGATCACAGGCCAAGACGGTTTTCCTGGGATTCGGACTGGCGGCATTGTACAAGTTCCTCAATTGCGGAACAAAACTCTGGCTGGATACTCCGGAAACTCTGCTGCGATTTTTAAAGGGCGGATCATTCGGAGCTGAAGTGTCTCCCGAACTTCTGGGCGTTGGCTATATTATCGGTCCGAAAATTTCGGCCAACATGATGGCAGGAGGTATCTTATCATTCCTGATCCTGATCCCGATGATCAAGATCTTCGGATCAGGAATTAATGAGATCATGTTTCCTGCAGTCAAGCTCATCAAAGACATGTCTCCTCATGAAATCAGGAACGCCTATATCCTGTATATTGGTGCCGGAGCTGTGGCTACAGGCGGTATCATCAGCCTGATCCGCTCCCTGCCTACGATCTTTTCAGCTTTCATGGCAGGCTTCAAGACATTCGTGGATTCCAGGAAAAACCCTGGAAAAAGTCAGAACGTCCCCCGTACTGAACAGGATCTTTCCCTGAACATAGTGGTGTTCGGATCCCTGGGTCTGGTAGCTGCAATCTGGCTCGCTCCCAACCTGGGAATCAACGCGGTTTCCGCGGTGCTGATCGTGCTCTTCGGATTCTTCTTCGTGACAGTATCGTCACGAATCTGCGGGGAAATCGGTTCCTCGTCCAACCCTATCTCCGGAATGACTGTGGCGACCCTGCTGATCACCTGTCTGCTTTTCCTGATGGCGGGCTGGACCGGAGTCTCCTACAGAGCAATGGCGCTGGCCACAGCAGCCATCGTCTGCGTGGCAGCTTCCAACGGCGGTGCCACCAGCCAGGACCTGAAGACAGGATTTCTGGTCGGAGGAACTCCTAGATACCAGCAGCTGGGCCTGATGGTCGGCGTGATCACCAGCGCGCTCTTCATCGGCTGGACTGTGATGACCCTCAATGATGCGTACACCACGATCGTACCCAGGGAATACCCGAACTATGTCGCCCCGGTGATTCCCGGCACACCTGAGATGAAAGGGCCGGCTGGAGACAGCAATCTATATAAAATCCACTTTGTCCAGGAAGTAACCGCAGACGTGCCGATCGGAAAATATCTGATCAATGAATCAGGCAAGATTGTGTACCTGGTGGATCCGGGTATCGCCGGAGTGGTCACGGAATATACCAATAAAGACGGCAAGATCGTCAAGTCGACCAAGCTTGATTCACCCAAAGCCAGGCTCTTTTCCATGATCATCGACGGCATTCTCACCCGCAAACTGCCCTGGGGACTGGTGCTGCTCGGAGTTTTCCTGTCCCTGATGATGGAACTCGTTGGTGTATCCTCTCTGCCCTTCGCTGTCGGGCTTTATCTGCCTCTTTCCAGTTCCACTCCAATCATGGCCGGCGGGCTGATCCGATTTCTGGTGGACCGGAAGAAGCGGATGAGCGAAGCTGAGGCGGAGTTTTCACCAGGAGTGCTGCTCTCGTCCGGTTATATTGCAGGCGGAGCGATCACAGGGGTATTCCTCGCGGCACTCACCGGCTTCGGGGTGGACGGCAATATCAGTCTCTACGACAAGATGGCCGGCTTTTCCACCTGGATCGGATACACGGAAAACCTGGCAGACGCGGTCTGGTTTGCTTTCATCCCATTCCTGATTCTGATGTACTTCCTATACAGGAATGCTCAGGTTGAGGAACCGGCGAAAGCGAAAAAGTAATTCTTTTTAGTAAACTCATTGCAGAGACACGTTAAACCGTGTCTCTGCTTTTTTAGACCTGAAAATTGAATTTTACCAGCCATGAAAATTCTGGTAGATTGATTCCATGAAGATCATCATTTTATTTCTCCTGTTCTGCTCATTAACCGCCTTTGCCGGCAAATCCGACTTCGAGTCCCTGCTTGCGTCTTACAACGACTGCTGGCAGACACTCAAATACTATTCAGATCAGGCCCTGGGAATTGACAGGTCGCAATGGAAATCCTACCGGGAAGTCTACATTGCCGGAATTTACTGCCGCAGGCAGGTGGAAAATTACAGGCGCGAGATATTGTCCATGATCGAGGCAAACCCCTCTGTTACATTGGGTGGATTCCTGAAATTTTTCCAAAAAAGCAGGCAGCAGATCAATTACACGGCTTTCAGGGAGCTCGTGGAATACAACGCCAAGTATCTCTCAGGGATGCGGCACACCCCTGAACTTGCCGACACCAGGGTCAGGGCGATCGAGGAAGTTGCAGTTCTGTGCGAAAGTACTCCTGAACCAAGGCAGGACAAGCGGATCGCCGCTCTGATCGAACGCAAGTACTTCTTCGGCCATGAAAGTGATGCCGAGAGAATGA includes:
- the ndk gene encoding nucleoside-diphosphate kinase, translating into MLEKTLILLKPDAIKRRLMGDILSRFEQKGLKIEAMRFMKLEREQAEEHYFMHKDKDFFINLIQFITSGPLLAMVIESDNAIALCRKVVGATNPMEAEAGSIRGDFAFNTTENLVHASDCREAAEREIKIFFRKSEVFNY
- a CDS encoding oligopeptide transporter, OPT family, with translation MSQSDFKPYISPDKSPAEFTLRAVVLGAVLGVVFAASSVYLALKVGMTVSASIPVAVLSITLFRLFGKATILENNIVQTTGSAGESLAFGIATTMPVYLLLGQDMKILTIFLVALFGGLLGVLMMIPLRRGLIVEEHGKLTYPEGTACADVLIVGEEGGSQAKTVFLGFGLAALYKFLNCGTKLWLDTPETLLRFLKGGSFGAEVSPELLGVGYIIGPKISANMMAGGILSFLILIPMIKIFGSGINEIMFPAVKLIKDMSPHEIRNAYILYIGAGAVATGGIISLIRSLPTIFSAFMAGFKTFVDSRKNPGKSQNVPRTEQDLSLNIVVFGSLGLVAAIWLAPNLGINAVSAVLIVLFGFFFVTVSSRICGEIGSSSNPISGMTVATLLITCLLFLMAGWTGVSYRAMALATAAIVCVAASNGGATSQDLKTGFLVGGTPRYQQLGLMVGVITSALFIGWTVMTLNDAYTTIVPREYPNYVAPVIPGTPEMKGPAGDSNLYKIHFVQEVTADVPIGKYLINESGKIVYLVDPGIAGVVTEYTNKDGKIVKSTKLDSPKARLFSMIIDGILTRKLPWGLVLLGVFLSLMMELVGVSSLPFAVGLYLPLSSSTPIMAGGLIRFLVDRKKRMSEAEAEFSPGVLLSSGYIAGGAITGVFLAALTGFGVDGNISLYDKMAGFSTWIGYTENLADAVWFAFIPFLILMYFLYRNAQVEEPAKAKK